From Polaribacter butkevichii, a single genomic window includes:
- a CDS encoding type II toxin-antitoxin system RelE/ParE family toxin has translation MSINKYRISEQAIKDLNDIWVYTFYKWSKKQADRYYDLIIGEIEFISDNFMIGKSAEQTRENYRYSKINSHLIFYRKAENEIVEIVRILDQRMDLKKQLK, from the coding sequence ATGAGTATAAACAAATACAGAATAAGTGAACAAGCAATTAAGGATTTAAATGATATTTGGGTTTATACTTTTTACAAGTGGTCTAAAAAACAAGCGGATAGGTATTACGACCTAATAATCGGAGAAATTGAATTTATATCTGATAACTTTATGATTGGGAAATCGGCTGAACAAACTCGAGAAAATTACAGATATTCAAAAATTAACTCTCATCTAATTTTTTACAGAAAAGCAGAAAATGAAATTGTGGAAATTGTTAGAATTTTGGACCAGAGAATGGATCTGAAAAAACAACTGAAATAA
- a CDS encoding sugar MFS transporter, translating into MSTTVQQPSETKNNTLIPILIIAGLFFIFGFVTWINGALIPFMKTINELTDAQSYLVASASYISFVVMALPASYVINKIGYKKGMSLGLIVMAIGALLFIPAAEARTYWMFLSAIFIQGIGMTLLQTASNPYITILGPIESAAKRISIMGIANKVAGSLGSVIFGAILLSGIKEIKDKLNVVDEAEKASLLDTMADSVVTPYIVMAVILFVLGILIRKAPLPHVEAQPIEVSKSGEKTKTSIFQFPHLWLGVLALFLYVGAEVIAGDTIISYGISLDIPVEQAKFFTTYTLMAMVATYALGAFLIPKYITQSFALKASAILGIVFSFCIMYATGFTSVLFVAALGIANALVWPAIWPLALTGLGKFTERGSALLIMAISGGAIIPPLYGFIVDNKKEDLIISGVNEVNALAEASSFGYWILLPCYIIILYYAFGGHKVGLKKG; encoded by the coding sequence ATGTCTACTACTGTTCAGCAGCCGTCCGAAACAAAAAATAATACACTTATTCCTATACTTATTATTGCAGGATTATTTTTTATTTTTGGGTTTGTTACTTGGATCAACGGAGCGTTAATTCCGTTTATGAAAACCATTAATGAGCTTACGGATGCACAGTCTTATTTAGTAGCATCTGCATCTTATATTTCTTTTGTGGTAATGGCTTTGCCTGCATCTTATGTAATTAACAAAATTGGTTACAAAAAAGGGATGTCTTTAGGTTTAATTGTGATGGCAATTGGTGCTTTATTGTTTATTCCGGCTGCAGAAGCAAGAACTTACTGGATGTTTTTATCGGCAATTTTTATTCAAGGAATCGGAATGACATTGTTACAAACCGCTTCTAATCCTTACATCACTATTTTAGGACCTATAGAAAGTGCTGCAAAACGTATTTCAATTATGGGAATTGCTAATAAAGTAGCAGGATCTTTAGGTTCTGTAATCTTCGGAGCAATTTTATTATCAGGCATAAAAGAAATTAAAGACAAATTAAATGTTGTAGACGAAGCTGAAAAAGCAAGTTTATTAGATACGATGGCAGATAGTGTTGTTACGCCTTATATTGTAATGGCTGTTATTTTATTTGTGTTGGGTATTTTAATTAGAAAAGCACCTTTACCACATGTAGAAGCGCAACCAATTGAAGTATCTAAATCTGGAGAAAAAACCAAAACGAGCATCTTTCAATTTCCTCATTTATGGTTGGGTGTTTTAGCATTGTTTTTATATGTAGGTGCAGAGGTTATTGCTGGTGATACAATTATTTCTTATGGAATTTCTCTAGATATTCCTGTAGAACAAGCCAAATTTTTTACCACCTATACATTAATGGCAATGGTGGCTACCTATGCTTTAGGCGCCTTTTTAATACCTAAATATATTACACAATCTTTCGCTTTAAAAGCAAGTGCAATTCTTGGTATTGTATTCTCATTTTGTATTATGTATGCAACCGGATTTACATCGGTGCTTTTTGTGGCTGCTTTAGGAATTGCAAATGCATTGGTTTGGCCTGCAATTTGGCCATTGGCATTAACAGGTTTAGGTAAGTTTACAGAAAGAGGGTCTGCTTTGTTAATTATGGCAATTTCTGGTGGCGCTATTATTCCGCCCTTGTATGGTTTTATTGTCGATAATAAAAAAGAAGATTTAATAATATCTGGCGTAAATGAAGTGAATGCATTGGCAGAAGCTTCTTCTTTTGGGTATTGGATTCTGTTACCTTGTTATATCATTATTCTTTATTATGCTTTTGGTGGACATAAAGTTGGTTTGAAAAAAGGGTAG
- a CDS encoding type II toxin-antitoxin system RelE/ParE family toxin has product MAKRNIVWTRTADIQFVGILEYWVKKNKSNRFSKKLLKLVTERTSQISENPFIYKSTDFKDVRIASLRNFSIYYKVTDEQILVTAFWDNRQNLKKLLKIMENEK; this is encoded by the coding sequence ATGGCTAAACGCAATATAGTTTGGACAAGAACGGCTGACATTCAATTCGTGGGAATTTTAGAATATTGGGTTAAAAAGAATAAATCGAATAGATTTTCAAAAAAACTTTTGAAATTAGTTACTGAAAGAACCTCACAGATTTCTGAAAATCCTTTTATTTATAAGTCAACTGATTTTAAAGATGTTAGAATCGCTTCTTTAAGAAATTTTAGTATTTATTACAAAGTTACTGATGAACAAATATTAGTTACTGCCTTTTGGGATAATCGACAAAATCTGAAAAAACTTTTGAAAATTATGGAGAATGAAAAATAA
- a CDS encoding GNAT family N-acetyltransferase, whose protein sequence is MTSKDFIIREILPKDNAQIAMVIREVLLEMGAPKIGTAYEDKATDKMFENFEKPTSFYYVIEHKNKVVGGAGIAQLDNFEGKTCELQKMYFLPITRGKGLGSKLIETCLEKAKSIGFENCYLETMPYMDAAQALYKKNGFINLDKPMGNTGHYSCPVWMLKKL, encoded by the coding sequence ATGACAAGTAAAGATTTTATCATTAGAGAAATTCTACCTAAGGACAATGCACAAATAGCAATGGTAATTAGAGAGGTTCTTTTAGAGATGGGCGCTCCAAAAATTGGCACTGCTTACGAAGATAAAGCTACCGATAAAATGTTTGAAAACTTTGAGAAACCAACCTCTTTTTATTATGTTATAGAACACAAAAACAAGGTTGTGGGTGGTGCAGGAATTGCTCAATTAGATAATTTTGAAGGTAAAACTTGCGAACTTCAAAAAATGTATTTCTTGCCAATTACTAGAGGAAAAGGTTTAGGTTCTAAATTAATTGAAACTTGTTTAGAAAAAGCAAAATCGATTGGTTTTGAAAATTGTTATTTAGAAACGATGCCTTATATGGATGCTGCACAAGCATTGTATAAGAAAAATGGTTTTATAAATCTTGATAAACCCATGGGAAATACCGGACACTATTCTTGCCCAGTTTGGATGCTAAAAAAATTATGA
- the prmC gene encoding peptide chain release factor N(5)-glutamine methyltransferase, whose product MILKDFRLYFTEALSEIYPKTEIDAFFFLLIEAKLNLQRIDTVMKPDFLIIDEALSELKVIVKRLKTEEPIQYILGETEFYGLPFKVNENTLIPRPETEELVEWVINETPKLRSKNPDQKLKILDIGTGTGCIPISLAKNLKNVTLSAIDVSSEALKVAQQNALLNNVAISFLEIDILDAAKLPQEYDIVVSNPPYVRELEKVEVNNNVLQNEPHLALFVDDHNPLIFYKKIASLAKQGLTKNGLLFFEINQYLGKETVEMLQKQGFKNIELKKDFIGNDRMIKANI is encoded by the coding sequence ATGATATTAAAAGATTTTAGACTTTATTTTACAGAAGCACTTTCAGAAATCTATCCAAAGACAGAAATTGATGCTTTCTTTTTTTTGTTGATTGAGGCAAAACTCAATTTACAAAGAATTGATACTGTAATGAAACCCGATTTTTTAATTATTGATGAAGCTTTATCAGAATTAAAAGTGATTGTTAAAAGATTAAAAACAGAAGAACCTATACAATATATTTTAGGTGAAACTGAATTTTATGGATTGCCTTTTAAGGTAAATGAGAACACTTTAATTCCGAGACCAGAAACTGAAGAATTGGTAGAATGGGTTATTAACGAGACACCAAAATTAAGAAGCAAGAACCCAGACCAAAAACTAAAAATTCTAGATATTGGTACCGGAACTGGCTGCATACCAATTTCTCTGGCTAAAAATTTAAAGAACGTAACCCTTTCTGCAATCGATGTTTCATCAGAAGCCCTAAAAGTAGCACAACAAAATGCTCTTTTAAATAACGTCGCTATTTCTTTTTTAGAAATAGACATTTTAGATGCAGCAAAATTACCACAAGAGTATGATATCGTTGTTTCTAATCCGCCTTATGTTAGAGAATTAGAAAAGGTAGAAGTAAATAATAATGTTTTGCAAAACGAACCTCATTTAGCGCTGTTTGTTGATGACCATAACCCATTAATTTTCTATAAAAAGATTGCTTCTTTAGCAAAACAAGGTCTTACTAAAAACGGATTGTTGTTTTTTGAAATCAATCAATATTTAGGAAAAGAAACTGTAGAAATGTTACAGAAACAAGGTTTTAAAAATATCGAACTAAAGAAGGACTTTATTGGAAATGATAGAATGATAAAAGCGAATATTTAG
- a CDS encoding LEA type 2 family protein — protein MKNHLYFILLFLVFTSCSVSEKPIFIKVDNVKVSSFTGDTIRLKANAFFTNPNDVGGKIATDEIKVIVNGVEVAQVSSDEFEVPARKEFTIPLKVAIPAKKVFDNNKNGVLGGLLNSFLKKSIEVQFKGDLKYKVFGFSSEYPIDEIQNIKF, from the coding sequence ATGAAAAATCATTTATATTTTATACTTTTATTTCTTGTTTTTACAAGCTGTTCTGTAAGTGAAAAGCCTATTTTTATTAAGGTAGATAATGTAAAAGTTTCTAGTTTTACAGGAGATACAATCCGTTTAAAAGCCAATGCTTTTTTTACAAACCCAAATGATGTTGGTGGTAAAATTGCAACCGATGAAATTAAAGTAATTGTAAATGGAGTAGAGGTTGCACAGGTTTCTTCGGATGAGTTTGAAGTACCTGCAAGAAAGGAATTTACGATACCACTAAAAGTGGCAATTCCTGCTAAAAAAGTATTTGATAATAATAAAAATGGTGTTCTAGGAGGCTTGTTAAATTCGTTTTTAAAGAAATCTATAGAGGTTCAATTTAAAGGTGATTTAAAATATAAAGTTTTTGGTTTTTCTAGCGAATATCCAATAGATGAAATACAGAATATTAAATTTTAA
- a CDS encoding type II toxin-antitoxin system ParD family antitoxin, whose product MGKNTSISIGNYFEDFIKQEVKSGRYSSVSEVIRSALRLLESEENKERELIKALEVGEESGFVENFDPKQNLAELHRKHL is encoded by the coding sequence ATGGGAAAAAACACATCAATATCAATCGGAAACTATTTTGAAGATTTTATTAAACAAGAAGTAAAATCAGGAAGATATAGCTCAGTAAGTGAAGTAATTCGTTCAGCATTACGTTTGCTAGAAAGTGAAGAAAATAAAGAAAGAGAATTAATTAAAGCTCTTGAAGTTGGAGAAGAAAGCGGTTTTGTTGAAAATTTCGATCCAAAGCAAAACCTAGCCGAATTACATCGTAAACATTTATGA